The Amblyomma americanum isolate KBUSLIRL-KWMA chromosome 5, ASM5285725v1, whole genome shotgun sequence genome window below encodes:
- the LOC144134170 gene encoding uncharacterized protein LOC144134170 → MSRGLFNEVLIIEVSKRPLLWDVKDNIFRNKSTKESLWEEVRDAIRAIDDTVTVEEIIARWKNLKDTYRREIKDEKDGKKSGSGATAKTAWPHLKQMEFLRDSMETRR, encoded by the exons ATGTCGCGTGGACTGTTCAATGAGGTGCTGATCATCGAAGTATCCAAGCGCCCACTTCTATGGGATGTTAAAGATAACATCTTCCGCAATAAGTCGACCAAGGAGTCCCTTTGGGAAGAAGTGAGGGACGCAATTCGAGCAATTGACGACACCG TAACAGTTGAGGAGATAAttgctcggtggaaaaatctaaaAGATACGTACAGGCGAGAAATTAAAGACGAAAAAGATGGGAAGAAGAGTGGGTCAGGAGCCACTGCAAAGACGGCCTGGCCACATTTAAAGCAGATGGAGTTCCTGAGGGACTCCATGGAAACGAGACGGTAA